One window of the Trifolium pratense cultivar HEN17-A07 linkage group LG2, ARS_RC_1.1, whole genome shotgun sequence genome contains the following:
- the LOC123908249 gene encoding protein RGF1 INDUCIBLE TRANSCRIPTION FACTOR 1-like: MAIENQDNTTTVREIKPKNRRIMGAGGPDDDGDNRWPPWLKPLLKENFFVQCKLHADSHKSECNMYCLDCMNGPLCSLCLAYHKDHRFIQIRRSSYHDVIRVNEIQKVLDITGVQTYIINSARVVFLNERPQPRPGKGVTNTCEVCERSLLDSFRFCSLGCKIVGTSKNFQKTKKQLAVMGSDSEESYTSNNIHSRQKKIKLQSFTPSTPPPTSVNYKTAKRRKGIPHRAPLGVFLDNWYF, translated from the exons ATGGCAATTGAAAACCAAGACAACACTACCACTGTCAGAGAAATCAAGCCTAAAAACAGAAGAATCATG gGTGCTGGAGGTcctgatgatgatggtgataacAGATGGCCACCATGGTTGAAACCTTTGTTGAAAGAGAATTTCTTTGTTCAATGCAAATTACATGCTGATTCTCATAAGAGTGAATGTAATATGTATTGTTTGGATTGTATGAATGGTCCTCTTTGTTCTCTCTGTCTTGCTTATCATAAAGATCACCGTTTTATTCAG ATTAGGAGGTCTTCATACCATGATGTGATTAGGGTGAATGAGATTCAGAAAGTGTTGGACATAACTGGTGTTCAAACATACATTATCAATAGTGCAAGAGTTGTGTTCTTGAATGAAAGGCCTCAACCTAGGCCAGGAAAAGGTGTTACAAACACTTGTGAAGTTTGTGAAAGGAGCCTTCTTGATTCTTTCCGGTTCTGTTCTCTTGGTTGCAAG ATTGTAGGAACATCTAAGAATTTCcagaaaacaaagaaacaatTAGCAGTAATGGGATCAGATTCTGAGGAATCATACACCAGCAACAACATTCATAGCCGTCAGAAGAAAATCAAACTTCAAAGCTTCACACCATCAACACCACCTCCAACTTCAGTTAATTACAAAACAGCCAAGAGAAGAAAGGGAATTCCACATAGAGCCCCATTGGGGGTATTTTTAGATAATTGGTATTTTTAA